Proteins from a single region of Dysosmobacter acutus:
- a CDS encoding acyl-CoA dehydratase activase, which translates to MKVGLDVGSTTIKCVVLDDSDRIIYHTYERHFSHILEKSEALLHHVAKQYLRGQSALFAISGSAGMGLADSCGISFVQEVFATRVAANRLAPGTDVVIELGGEDAKILFLTGGMEVRMNGSCAGGTGAFIDQMATLLKMSAEDMNLAAARAEKTYTIASRCGVFAKSDIQPLINQGARSEDIAASIYQAVVNQTIAGLAQGRPIQGNVLYLGGPLTFSQVLREDFDATLGVEGSCPENSLLYVALGAAFYADTAYDLELLARRLSGVNATAHYVSQSPLFQNQAEYDEFAARHARATVPHAPFDETCGPVHIGIDSGSTTVKIVVIDEKDHILFSDYRPNLGNPIPLIRTVLQQIYQEHPNLQVASVTTTGYGEELAQHAFHADCGVVETVAHFTAARHFMPDVDFIIDIGGQDMKCFQIEDGAISNIFLNEACSSGCGSFLQTFAQTLGYDVKEFAKLGLFADRPVDLGSRCTVFMNSSVKQAQKDGATVENISAGLSISVVKNALYKVIRASSPEELGRNIVVQGGTFYNEAVLRAFEKEMGVEVIRPDIAGLMGAFGAALHGKKKSVPGKRSTLLSARELEHFTQETRSVQCRGCGNHCQLTVNLFSDGKKLVSGNRCDRPVTGEADSGEWNLYAYKRQLIDQYQPVPGFRGRIGLPLVLNFYELLPFWHTFFTKLGFEVHVSPVSSRKLYLEGQATIPSDTACFPAKLAHGHIKALSRMELDAIFYPCMTYNLDEGLGDNHYNCPVVAYYPEVIAGNCPELSGTRFIYDYVGIHRPKDFPVHMTGILAKYFDGISLQEVRHAADDAYEEYRRHMEQVRRRGSEIIDRAREERRPIIVLAGRPYHVDPEVNHGIDTLLTRYGAAVVTEDSVSCLVEKFPTSVLNQWTYHSRLYAAARYCCTQRDMNLVQLVSFGCGVDAITTDETREILQAGGKLYTQLKIDEITNLGAVNIRLRSLFAALDEQEEREG; encoded by the coding sequence TTGAAAGTTGGATTGGACGTCGGATCCACTACCATCAAATGTGTGGTTCTGGATGATTCCGACCGAATCATATATCATACATACGAACGACATTTCTCCCATATTCTGGAAAAGTCGGAGGCGCTTTTGCATCACGTCGCAAAGCAGTATCTCCGCGGGCAGAGCGCGCTGTTTGCAATCTCCGGCTCCGCCGGGATGGGGCTTGCGGACTCCTGCGGCATCTCGTTCGTACAGGAGGTTTTCGCCACCCGCGTGGCGGCGAACCGGCTGGCGCCCGGCACCGATGTGGTGATCGAGTTGGGCGGCGAGGACGCCAAAATCCTCTTTCTGACCGGCGGCATGGAGGTGCGCATGAACGGCAGCTGCGCCGGAGGCACCGGGGCGTTCATCGACCAGATGGCCACGCTGCTGAAGATGAGTGCCGAGGATATGAACCTGGCCGCGGCCAGGGCCGAAAAGACCTATACCATTGCAAGCCGCTGCGGCGTATTTGCCAAAAGCGACATTCAGCCACTGATCAACCAGGGAGCCCGGTCGGAGGACATTGCCGCCAGCATCTACCAGGCGGTGGTGAACCAGACCATTGCCGGGCTGGCCCAGGGCCGGCCCATCCAGGGGAACGTGTTGTATTTAGGCGGTCCGCTGACCTTCAGCCAGGTGCTGCGGGAGGATTTCGACGCCACGCTTGGAGTGGAGGGAAGCTGCCCGGAGAACAGCCTGCTCTACGTTGCACTGGGCGCTGCCTTCTACGCGGACACGGCCTATGACCTGGAACTGCTGGCCCGGAGGCTGAGCGGGGTCAATGCCACGGCCCACTATGTGAGCCAGTCGCCGCTTTTTCAAAACCAGGCTGAATACGACGAATTTGCGGCCCGGCATGCCAGGGCCACGGTGCCTCACGCGCCCTTTGACGAGACATGCGGACCGGTGCACATCGGCATCGACTCCGGTTCCACCACGGTGAAGATCGTGGTGATCGATGAGAAGGATCATATCCTTTTCAGCGACTACCGCCCCAATTTGGGCAACCCCATCCCCCTGATCCGCACCGTTTTGCAGCAGATTTATCAGGAGCACCCCAATTTGCAGGTGGCCAGCGTTACCACCACCGGATACGGCGAGGAACTGGCCCAACATGCCTTTCACGCCGATTGCGGCGTGGTGGAAACGGTGGCTCATTTTACTGCCGCCCGCCACTTTATGCCGGATGTGGACTTCATCATCGACATCGGCGGACAGGATATGAAGTGCTTTCAGATCGAGGATGGGGCCATCAGCAACATCTTTCTCAACGAGGCCTGCTCCTCCGGCTGCGGCAGCTTTCTCCAGACCTTTGCCCAGACGCTGGGGTATGACGTGAAGGAGTTTGCCAAGCTGGGCCTTTTTGCCGACCGGCCCGTGGACCTTGGCAGCCGCTGCACCGTATTTATGAACTCCAGCGTGAAGCAGGCACAAAAGGACGGCGCCACGGTGGAGAATATCTCGGCGGGCCTCTCCATCAGTGTGGTGAAAAACGCGCTCTACAAGGTGATTCGGGCCTCCTCGCCCGAGGAACTGGGCCGCAACATCGTGGTCCAGGGCGGCACCTTTTACAACGAGGCCGTTCTCCGCGCCTTTGAAAAGGAGATGGGGGTGGAGGTGATCCGCCCGGACATCGCCGGACTGATGGGCGCCTTCGGCGCGGCCCTCCATGGAAAAAAGAAGTCTGTGCCGGGAAAGAGAAGCACGCTGCTCTCCGCCCGGGAATTGGAGCATTTCACCCAGGAAACCCGCTCCGTTCAGTGCAGGGGCTGCGGCAACCACTGCCAGCTGACGGTGAACCTCTTTTCCGACGGGAAGAAGCTGGTCAGCGGCAACCGGTGCGACCGGCCCGTCACCGGAGAGGCCGACTCCGGGGAGTGGAACCTCTATGCGTATAAGCGGCAGCTGATAGATCAGTACCAGCCGGTTCCCGGCTTCCGGGGCAGGATCGGGCTTCCGCTGGTGTTGAACTTCTATGAGCTGCTGCCCTTCTGGCACACATTTTTCACAAAGCTGGGCTTTGAGGTACACGTCAGCCCCGTCTCCTCCCGGAAGCTGTATCTGGAGGGGCAGGCCACCATCCCAAGCGACACCGCCTGCTTCCCCGCCAAGCTGGCCCACGGGCACATCAAGGCGCTGTCCCGGATGGAGTTGGACGCCATCTTCTATCCCTGCATGACCTACAACCTGGACGAGGGACTGGGCGACAACCACTACAACTGTCCGGTGGTGGCCTACTATCCGGAGGTGATCGCCGGCAATTGCCCGGAACTGTCCGGCACCCGGTTCATCTATGACTATGTGGGTATCCACCGGCCCAAGGACTTCCCCGTACACATGACGGGGATTCTGGCCAAGTACTTTGACGGCATCTCCCTTCAGGAGGTGCGGCACGCGGCCGACGATGCCTATGAGGAATACCGCCGCCACATGGAGCAGGTCCGCCGGCGGGGAAGTGAGATTATTGACAGGGCCAGGGAGGAGCGCCGGCCGATCATTGTCCTGGCCGGGCGGCCCTACCACGTGGACCCGGAGGTAAACCACGGCATCGACACGCTGCTCACCCGCTATGGGGCGGCGGTGGTGACGGAGGACTCCGTCTCCTGTCTGGTGGAGAAATTCCCAACCTCGGTGCTGAATCAGTGGACCTACCACTCCAGGCTCTATGCGGCCGCCAGGTACTGCTGTACACAGAGGGATATGAACCTGGTGCAGCTGGTGAGCTTCGGCTGCGGCGTGGATGCCATCACCACCGATGAGACCCGGGAGATTCTCCAGGCCGGCGGCAAGCTCTACACCCAGCTGAAAATTGACGAAATCACAAACTTAGGGGCTGTGAACATCCGTCTGCGGAGTTTGTTCGCGGCTCTGGACGAACAAGAAGAAAGGGAGGGATGA
- a CDS encoding 2-hydroxyacyl-CoA dehydratase, which translates to MDYPKFTPEMKKTHTILIPNMAVTQFTILKAVLDHEGYKSEILGNCGSEVAQLGLKYVHNDTCYPALLVIGQFLDALNSGKYDLDHTALLITQTGGGCRASNYIHLLRKALDRAGYGQIPVASLNFSGLEKDSGFQMTLPLIRQLIAAVFYGDMLVALRSQTAPYETQKGAAEAMTQRWLDRICADIRRGKGYSFRAMKRTMPRIAAEFASIPVDRSVPKVKVGVVGEIYVKYSPLGNNDLEQFLASQDCEVNLPGLMGFLQYCIYNLSETARLYGGKWVEQHLSGWLLRLLAGPEKAMADALRKNGYHAPLPFVELVRQADGIIGTGDKMGEGWLLTAEMVELVRSGYENIVCAQPFGCLPNHICGKGMVSKIRALYPEANITPIDYDPSATRVNQENRIKLMLAVARERLPQKEAAESGGSPAPETRGHKAKVLLTSKGAACI; encoded by the coding sequence ATGGATTATCCCAAGTTCACCCCGGAGATGAAGAAGACACACACCATTCTCATCCCCAACATGGCGGTGACGCAGTTCACCATTTTAAAGGCCGTGTTGGATCACGAGGGGTATAAAAGCGAAATCCTGGGCAACTGCGGAAGCGAGGTTGCCCAGCTGGGGCTGAAGTACGTGCACAACGACACCTGCTATCCGGCGCTGCTGGTGATCGGACAGTTCTTAGACGCGCTGAACTCCGGAAAGTACGACCTGGACCACACGGCGCTGCTGATCACCCAGACCGGCGGCGGGTGCCGGGCCTCCAACTACATCCACCTGCTGCGCAAGGCGCTGGACCGGGCGGGCTACGGCCAGATTCCCGTGGCCAGCCTGAACTTCTCGGGCCTTGAGAAGGACAGCGGCTTCCAGATGACGCTGCCGCTGATCCGCCAGCTCATCGCCGCCGTGTTCTACGGAGATATGCTGGTGGCCCTGCGCTCCCAGACAGCACCCTATGAAACGCAGAAGGGCGCGGCGGAGGCCATGACCCAAAGGTGGCTGGATCGCATCTGCGCCGACATCCGCCGGGGGAAGGGCTATTCCTTCCGGGCCATGAAGCGCACCATGCCCCGGATCGCCGCCGAGTTCGCATCCATTCCCGTGGACCGCTCCGTCCCCAAGGTCAAGGTTGGCGTAGTGGGTGAGATCTACGTGAAGTACTCGCCCCTTGGCAACAACGACCTGGAGCAGTTCCTGGCCTCTCAGGACTGCGAGGTCAACCTGCCGGGGCTGATGGGATTTTTGCAATACTGTATCTACAACCTGTCCGAGACGGCAAGGCTCTACGGCGGGAAGTGGGTGGAACAGCACCTGTCCGGCTGGCTGCTGCGCCTCCTTGCCGGACCGGAGAAGGCTATGGCCGATGCGCTGCGAAAAAACGGCTACCATGCGCCGCTGCCCTTTGTGGAGCTGGTGCGCCAGGCCGACGGCATCATCGGTACCGGCGATAAAATGGGCGAGGGCTGGCTGCTCACGGCGGAGATGGTGGAGCTTGTCCGCTCGGGCTATGAGAACATCGTCTGCGCCCAGCCATTCGGGTGCCTCCCCAACCACATCTGCGGCAAGGGCATGGTCAGCAAAATCCGCGCCCTGTACCCTGAGGCCAACATCACGCCCATAGACTACGACCCCAGCGCCACCCGGGTCAACCAGGAGAATCGGATCAAGCTGATGCTTGCCGTGGCCCGGGAGCGGCTTCCCCAGAAGGAGGCCGCGGAGTCCGGCGGCTCACCGGCTCCGGAGACCAGAGGGCACAAAGCAAAAGTGCTGCTGACCTCCAAAGGCGCGGCCTGTATTTGA
- a CDS encoding class I SAM-dependent methyltransferase produces MWIADKWQDYELLDCGGGEKLERWGRQILVRPDPQAIWETPHKNPNWRRANARYLRSATGGGHWEKRNLPEQWSARYGELTFQIKPMNFKHTGLFPEQAVNWDFAMEKIRSAGRPIRVLNLFAYTGGATVACAAAGASVCHVDAAKGMVSWARENARASGLEEAPIRWIVDDCAKFVEREIRRGKTYDAIIMDPPSYGRGPSGEVWKLEDNLYEFVKLCAGVLSDKPLFVLINSYTTGLAPSVLGYLLSLLVGQKYGGRCEWDELGLPVTETGLWLPCGATGRWMSE; encoded by the coding sequence ATGTGGATTGCGGACAAATGGCAGGACTATGAGCTGCTGGACTGCGGCGGAGGCGAAAAGTTAGAGCGCTGGGGCAGGCAGATTCTGGTGCGGCCGGATCCGCAGGCCATTTGGGAGACGCCTCACAAAAATCCCAACTGGCGCAGGGCCAATGCCCGGTATCTGCGCTCCGCCACCGGCGGCGGCCACTGGGAGAAACGGAACCTGCCGGAGCAGTGGAGCGCCCGGTATGGAGAGCTGACCTTCCAGATCAAACCCATGAATTTCAAGCACACGGGCCTCTTTCCCGAGCAGGCGGTGAACTGGGACTTTGCCATGGAAAAAATCCGCTCCGCCGGCCGTCCCATTCGAGTGTTGAATCTCTTTGCCTACACAGGCGGCGCCACCGTGGCCTGCGCGGCGGCGGGCGCGTCGGTGTGCCATGTGGACGCGGCCAAGGGCATGGTTTCCTGGGCCAGGGAGAACGCCCGCGCCTCCGGCCTGGAGGAGGCCCCCATCCGGTGGATTGTGGACGACTGCGCCAAATTCGTGGAGCGGGAAATCCGCCGGGGCAAGACCTACGACGCCATCATCATGGACCCGCCCTCCTATGGCCGTGGCCCTTCCGGCGAGGTCTGGAAGTTGGAGGACAACCTCTACGAGTTTGTGAAGCTGTGCGCCGGGGTGCTGTCGGACAAGCCCCTTTTTGTGCTGATCAACTCCTACACCACCGGCCTGGCCCCGTCTGTATTAGGATATCTGCTCAGCCTGCTGGTGGGGCAGAAGTACGGCGGCCGCTGCGAGTGGGACGAGTTGGGACTGCCCGTCACCGAGACGGGGCTGTGGCTGCCCTGCGGTGCCACCGGCCGCTGGATGAGCGAATAG
- a CDS encoding energy-coupling factor transporter ATPase, with translation MSTMIQTEQLAYSYPAEEGHKRAAALHGIDLSIEKGSFVAVLGHNGSGKSTLAKHFNAILLPSGGRVWVAGRDTMDESALLEIRRRVGMVFQNPDNQIVANVVEEDVAFAPENMGVPTEEIRHRVDSALRAVGMSEFARHAPHLLSGGQKQRIAIAGVIAMEPECIVLDESTAMLDPIGRQEVLSTVHRLNREKGITIVLITHHMNEAAEADRVVVMSDGKVEMDGTPREVFVQVQRLHELGLTVPDTVELLYELKQDGVEVALDALSVEECADAVIQALPEGKGR, from the coding sequence ATGTCAACTATGATCCAAACGGAACAGCTTGCATATTCCTACCCGGCGGAGGAGGGGCACAAGCGCGCCGCCGCCCTCCACGGGATTGACCTGAGCATAGAGAAGGGGAGCTTTGTGGCGGTCCTGGGCCACAACGGCTCCGGAAAGTCCACCCTGGCCAAGCACTTCAACGCCATCCTGCTGCCCTCCGGCGGCAGGGTGTGGGTGGCGGGCCGCGACACCATGGATGAGTCCGCCCTGCTGGAGATCCGCCGCCGGGTGGGGATGGTGTTTCAAAACCCGGACAACCAGATAGTGGCCAATGTGGTGGAGGAGGACGTGGCCTTTGCTCCCGAGAACATGGGCGTTCCCACGGAGGAGATCCGCCATCGGGTGGACAGCGCCCTGCGCGCGGTGGGAATGAGCGAATTTGCCCGCCACGCGCCCCACCTTCTCTCCGGCGGCCAGAAACAGCGCATCGCCATTGCCGGAGTCATCGCCATGGAGCCGGAGTGTATTGTGCTGGATGAGTCCACGGCCATGCTGGATCCCATCGGCCGGCAGGAGGTGCTCTCCACCGTTCACCGTCTGAACAGGGAGAAGGGAATCACCATTGTGCTCATCACCCACCACATGAACGAGGCGGCGGAGGCCGACCGGGTGGTGGTCATGTCCGACGGGAAAGTGGAAATGGACGGTACGCCAAGGGAGGTCTTTGTTCAGGTGCAGAGGCTCCATGAGCTTGGACTGACCGTGCCGGACACGGTAGAGCTTTTATATGAGCTGAAACAGGACGGAGTGGAGGTGGCGCTGGACGCCCTCTCCGTGGAAGAATGCGCGGACGCTGTCATCCAGGCGCTGCCGGAAGGGAAGGGAAGATGA
- a CDS encoding energy-coupling factor transporter ATPase has translation MEPILQVEHLVHTYSEGTPFCRSAVQDMSFSVRRGEFLGVIGHTGSGKSTLIQHLNGLLKPTSGRILMDGKDIWAEPKKIRDVRFRVGLVFQYPEYQLFEETVYKDIAFGPTNMGKTPEEVDRCVREAAAFAGVSEQQLNQSPFDLSGGQKRRVAIAGVIAMDPEVLILDEPSAGLDPQGRERLLSNIRAYHAAKGNTVILVSHSMDEIARNVDRILVLKDAKVLMQGTPREVFARAEELESAGLNVPQVTKIARALHRRGLPIDPAVYTVEELRRAILALRGGGGVC, from the coding sequence GTGGAGCCGATACTGCAAGTGGAACACCTGGTGCACACCTACAGCGAGGGGACGCCCTTTTGCCGCAGCGCGGTGCAGGATATGTCCTTTTCGGTGCGCCGGGGCGAATTTTTGGGCGTCATCGGGCACACCGGGTCCGGGAAGTCCACGCTGATCCAGCATTTGAACGGGCTGCTGAAGCCCACCTCCGGCCGGATTCTCATGGACGGGAAGGATATCTGGGCGGAGCCCAAGAAAATCCGGGACGTGCGGTTCCGGGTGGGACTGGTGTTTCAGTACCCGGAGTACCAGCTCTTTGAGGAGACGGTCTATAAGGACATTGCCTTCGGTCCCACCAACATGGGGAAAACACCGGAGGAGGTGGACCGGTGCGTCCGGGAGGCCGCGGCCTTTGCGGGCGTCTCCGAGCAGCAGCTGAACCAGTCGCCCTTTGATCTCTCCGGCGGCCAGAAGCGCCGGGTGGCCATTGCCGGAGTCATCGCCATGGATCCGGAGGTGCTGATCCTGGACGAACCCTCGGCCGGCCTCGATCCGCAGGGGCGGGAGCGCCTGCTCTCCAACATCCGGGCCTATCACGCCGCCAAGGGCAATACGGTGATCCTGGTCAGCCACAGCATGGACGAGATTGCCCGGAACGTGGACCGCATCCTGGTGCTGAAGGATGCCAAGGTCCTGATGCAGGGCACGCCAAGAGAGGTGTTCGCCCGGGCGGAGGAGTTGGAGTCCGCGGGACTCAATGTGCCCCAAGTGACGAAGATCGCCCGGGCCCTCCACCGGCGGGGCCTGCCCATTGACCCGGCGGTCTACACGGTGGAGGAGCTTCGCCGGGCGATTCTGGCGCTGAGGGGAGGCGGAGGCGTATGCTGA
- a CDS encoding energy-coupling factor transporter transmembrane component T family protein, whose amino-acid sequence MLKDITLGQYFPGDTIAHRLDPRTKLILVVLYIVGLFCAKSVVTYAMMMAALLLCVKVSKVGARALFRGLKPVLLIIAFTAVLNLFFTSGDTLVQWWVFRITKQGLQMAVFMVLRITMLIMGTFLLTYTTSPITLTDGLESLMNPLKKLRLPVHELSMMMSIALRFIPTLIEETDKIMSAQKARGADFESGNLLQRAKAMIPLLVPLFISAFRRADELAVAMECRCYHGGEGRTKLRVLRYRAADYLVIMGGLILTTAVILLGRMGY is encoded by the coding sequence ATGCTGAAAGACATCACCCTGGGCCAGTACTTCCCGGGAGATACCATTGCCCACCGGCTGGACCCCCGCACCAAGCTGATTTTGGTGGTGCTCTATATCGTGGGGCTGTTCTGCGCCAAAAGCGTGGTGACCTATGCCATGATGATGGCCGCGCTGCTTCTGTGCGTCAAAGTGTCCAAAGTGGGCGCCAGAGCCCTGTTCCGGGGGTTAAAGCCGGTGCTGCTGATCATCGCCTTCACGGCGGTGCTGAATCTGTTCTTCACCTCCGGAGACACTCTGGTGCAGTGGTGGGTGTTCCGCATCACAAAGCAGGGGCTTCAGATGGCGGTGTTCATGGTGCTGCGCATCACCATGCTCATCATGGGCACCTTCCTCCTGACCTACACCACCAGCCCCATCACCCTGACGGACGGGCTGGAGAGCCTGATGAACCCCCTGAAAAAGCTCCGGCTGCCGGTGCATGAGCTCTCCATGATGATGTCCATCGCCCTGCGCTTCATCCCCACTCTCATCGAGGAGACGGATAAAATCATGTCCGCACAGAAGGCCCGGGGCGCGGACTTTGAAAGCGGAAACCTGCTCCAGCGGGCCAAGGCCATGATCCCACTGCTGGTACCCCTGTTCATCAGCGCCTTCCGCCGGGCGGACGAGCTGGCGGTGGCCATGGAGTGCCGCTGCTACCACGGCGGAGAGGGCCGTACCAAGCTCCGCGTGCTGCGCTACAGGGCGGCGGATTACCTTGTGATCATGGGAGGACTGATTTTGACAACAGCAGTGATTTTGCTGGGTAGAATGGGTTATTGA
- the truA gene encoding tRNA pseudouridine(38-40) synthase TruA, with amino-acid sequence MRNIALKLMYNGTAYHGWQVQKNDVTVCGTLERAIAKVCGGRVHLTGCGRTDAGVHAECYVANFRTESRIPVDRLPFAVNTHTPEDIVVREALEVPEEFNAIGSCLKKEYTYRIYNSRIKNPFYVNRAYFYPKHLDEEFLNRAARAFEGTHDFAAVRSVGTDVRSTVRTIYYCYVTRQSDLLELKVCANGFLYNMVRAITGTVLYAAEGKLTPEDIPLILERGERTAAGPTVPPGGLYLTKLWYEDERLNG; translated from the coding sequence ATGAGAAACATTGCCTTAAAGCTGATGTACAACGGCACGGCCTACCATGGCTGGCAGGTGCAGAAAAACGACGTCACCGTCTGCGGCACCCTGGAGAGGGCCATTGCCAAGGTCTGCGGTGGGAGGGTCCACCTCACCGGCTGCGGCCGCACCGACGCCGGCGTGCACGCCGAGTGCTATGTGGCCAATTTCCGCACGGAGTCCCGCATCCCGGTGGACCGCCTGCCCTTTGCCGTCAACACCCACACCCCGGAGGACATTGTGGTGAGGGAGGCCCTGGAGGTGCCGGAGGAGTTCAACGCCATCGGCTCGTGCCTGAAAAAGGAGTATACCTACCGGATCTACAACTCCCGGATCAAAAATCCATTTTACGTAAACCGCGCCTATTTTTATCCAAAGCATCTGGACGAGGAGTTCCTGAACCGGGCGGCCCGGGCGTTTGAAGGGACGCACGACTTTGCGGCGGTGCGCTCCGTGGGCACGGATGTGAGGAGCACGGTGCGGACAATTTACTATTGTTATGTCACCCGGCAGTCGGACCTTCTGGAACTGAAGGTCTGCGCCAACGGTTTTTTGTATAATATGGTACGAGCCATCACAGGCACGGTGCTCTATGCGGCGGAGGGCAAGCTGACGCCGGAGGACATCCCGCTGATTCTGGAGCGGGGTGAGCGGACGGCGGCCGGCCCCACGGTTCCGCCGGGGGGACTGTACCTGACAAAACTTTGGTATGAGGATGAACGGCTCAATGGATGA
- a CDS encoding DUF5711 family protein has product MDEKKKTQGRLRRFLIFLLTLIVVLAVVLVAAYRDGTGFDVLRRYFSYGTSEGSGAVPFTYDASTSNRFAPMGGGLAMVSATAAQVMTAKESCTQEVKMTHPAIDVGKDHMVAYDIGGTSLYVLSAQETMLELKAEAEEPFLSANLNGSDYLAVTSEKRGYKGSVSVYDPSGELLFSFHSSDRFVTDGYVLENCRSVAVVTLGQKDSTFLSTVVIYPLDSEEPSGSYTISDGMVLAMGGVNGRLATVSDTQLTFADESGGVKGTYSYGGGYLREYDLGGGDFVPLLLNRYKAGSVGRLVTVSNSGEEIASLDVNDEVFNLSAAGRYVAVLYADRLVIYTEELQEYAILMDTSSARDVLVRPDGSALLLESEKATLFLP; this is encoded by the coding sequence ATGGATGAGAAGAAAAAGACTCAAGGGCGGCTGCGCCGCTTTTTGATTTTCCTCCTGACGCTAATTGTGGTTTTGGCCGTCGTTTTGGTGGCGGCCTACCGGGACGGCACCGGCTTTGACGTGCTGCGCCGCTATTTCTCCTATGGAACCTCCGAGGGGTCCGGCGCGGTTCCCTTTACTTATGACGCCAGTACCTCCAACCGCTTTGCCCCCATGGGCGGCGGATTGGCCATGGTGTCCGCCACTGCCGCACAGGTGATGACCGCCAAGGAGAGCTGCACCCAGGAGGTTAAGATGACCCATCCTGCGATAGATGTGGGCAAGGACCACATGGTGGCCTACGACATCGGCGGTACCAGCCTCTACGTGCTCAGCGCCCAGGAGACGATGCTGGAGCTGAAGGCGGAGGCGGAGGAGCCCTTCCTCAGCGCAAATCTCAACGGCTCCGACTACCTGGCGGTGACATCGGAGAAAAGGGGGTACAAGGGGAGCGTCAGCGTCTATGACCCCAGCGGCGAGCTGCTGTTTTCCTTCCACTCCTCCGACCGCTTTGTGACGGACGGCTATGTGCTGGAAAACTGCAGGAGTGTGGCTGTGGTGACGCTGGGCCAGAAGGACAGCACCTTCCTCAGCACTGTGGTGATCTATCCCCTGGATTCAGAGGAGCCCTCCGGCAGCTATACCATCTCCGACGGAATGGTGCTGGCCATGGGCGGCGTCAACGGCCGGCTGGCCACGGTATCCGATACCCAGCTGACCTTTGCCGACGAGAGCGGCGGCGTGAAGGGGACGTATTCCTATGGCGGCGGCTATTTGAGGGAATATGACCTGGGCGGCGGCGATTTTGTGCCGCTGCTGCTGAACCGCTACAAAGCCGGCAGCGTGGGACGGCTGGTGACGGTGTCGAACTCCGGGGAAGAGATCGCGTCGTTAGACGTGAATGACGAGGTGTTCAACCTCTCCGCCGCGGGCAGGTATGTGGCTGTGCTCTATGCCGACCGGCTGGTGATCTACACCGAGGAGCTCCAGGAGTACGCCATTTTGATGGACACCTCCAGCGCAAGAGACGTGCTGGTTCGCCCGGACGGCTCCGCGCTGCTGCTGGAGTCGGAGAAGGCTACGCTGTTCCTTCCCTGA
- a CDS encoding CvpA family protein, producing MNQAVIIDLCLLAVLLCAFFMGARRGLFRSLAGLVVIVVSLVCATLLANVLTEPVMEIFHPMLEAKLEQKVDRVMDGGAAATDGGVTMPESGPDPIWEQARQLLQALGMGDHQAGSLADRVQEKVRDTGMEIASAVGESLLYSIIHGILFVLSFVVVLFALRLVVAATDLALKLPGLHFLNSAGGGLLGMGEGFLLLFLAVWALEQFGVSFSKELVESTYLLELFVTKSPLDLLSSL from the coding sequence ATGAATCAAGCTGTTATAATAGACCTGTGTCTGCTGGCAGTGCTGCTGTGCGCCTTTTTCATGGGCGCCCGCAGGGGGCTGTTCCGCTCCCTGGCCGGCCTGGTGGTGATCGTGGTGTCGCTGGTGTGCGCCACGCTGCTGGCCAACGTGCTGACGGAGCCGGTGATGGAGATTTTCCATCCCATGCTGGAGGCAAAGTTAGAGCAGAAGGTGGACCGGGTGATGGACGGAGGAGCTGCCGCCACTGACGGCGGCGTCACCATGCCGGAGAGCGGGCCTGATCCCATTTGGGAGCAGGCACGGCAGCTGCTCCAGGCTCTGGGGATGGGGGATCACCAGGCGGGGTCCCTTGCGGACCGGGTCCAGGAGAAGGTGCGGGACACCGGTATGGAGATCGCCTCCGCTGTGGGGGAGAGTCTGCTGTATTCCATCATACATGGGATTTTGTTTGTGTTGTCCTTTGTGGTGGTGCTGTTCGCGCTGCGGCTTGTGGTCGCGGCCACGGACCTGGCGCTGAAGCTGCCGGGGCTCCATTTCCTCAACAGCGCCGGCGGGGGACTTTTGGGCATGGGAGAGGGATTTTTACTCCTGTTTTTAGCGGTTTGGGCGCTGGAGCAGTTTGGAGTGAGTTTTTCCAAGGAGTTGGTGGAGTCCACCTATCTGCTGGAACTGTTTGTGACAAAGAGTCCTCTGGACTTGCTGTCATCTCTATAG